A portion of the Sabethes cyaneus chromosome 3, idSabCyanKW18_F2, whole genome shotgun sequence genome contains these proteins:
- the LOC128743483 gene encoding COP9 signalosome complex subunit 8 produces the protein MFSEKIRQLTLLLEKQELEAPNGIVSVQLYSELFAAYLYRNDLSNARFLWKRIPPSIKAGHAELEQMYKVYQCLWNNDTAGFYKVINYDWSKHVSELMFELKDKIQQETINLIGRAYSSIFENVFAEMTNQTPDMIAELCKSQNWEIIDGPHPRLIVPKHPAADKPLVVSSEDQLQKLTDFVSFLEN, from the exons ATGTTTTCGGAAAAAATTCGTCAGCTcacactattgttggaaaagCAGGAACTGGAG GCACCGAACGGGATCGTTTCGGTACAGCTGTATTCGGAGTTGTTTGCAGCATATCTTTATCGAAATGATCT ATCTAATGCTCGATTCCTATGGAAACGAATTCCGCCAAGCATTAAAGCTGGACACGCCGAGCTAGAGCAAATGTATAAAGTTTATCAATGCTTGTGGAATAACGATACAGCTGGTTTCTATAAAGTTATCAATTACGATTGGTCTAAGCATGTGTCTGAGCTAATGTTTGAATTAAAAGACAAAATCCAGCAGGAAACCATCAATCTAATTGGGCGAGCATACAGTTCGATTTTCGAGAATGTATTCGCCGAAATGACCAATCAAACTCCGGATATGATTGCTGAGCTGTGCAAGTCGCAAAATTGGGAAATTATCGACGGTCCCCATCCGAGATTGATAGTGCCAAAGCATCCAGCCGCGGATAAGCCACTAGTGGTTAGTTCGGAGGATCAGTTGCAAAAACTGACCGATTTCGTCTCGTTTCTGGAAAACTAG